The Blastopirellula sediminis sequence GGTCGTCGAGCAAACGCGTCACTTGCTCGTCCAAGATCTTCGGATCCTGCAGCTTGCCGGCGTCGGCTAGGCTTTGCAGTTCACGATCGGCCGGAGATCCCCAGAGGAAATAGGAAAGTCGATTGGCAAGTTCCCGATCGGTCAGTTGCCGGGGCTCCGCCGCTTCGCTCGGCTCCGAGTGATAGAGGAACATCGGAGAAGCGAGCACCACCGCTAACGTTTCCTTCAGCGCGTCGCTAGGTTTCTCGCCAAGATCGCGATACGACTGATAGACCTGCACGAGTTGGTCGACGTACTGCGGCGAAGGGAGATCGCCGCGGAAGGCTTCTTTCGCGAATTGCTCAAACGCCGCATGCAGATCGGCTGCTTGGGGAGCGGCTGACTTGTCGTCGAGCGGCAGTTGGGCGATCGCGGCGATGCCGGGCGGTTTCGGTTGATCGGCGTCGGGAACGCGTTCGATTTCCATCCAGTCGACCCACAGGGCGAACTTTTGCCCAATGCCGTCGTTCTCGGCGCGCCCCATACCGGCGACGCGCAGCGCCTGCTCCCAGTTGTCTCGCGTCCCTTTTTCCCGCAGGAAGAGGGAGCGGTTGGCGCGTTCGGCGTTGGCTCGCGTCATCGTCAGGGGAAGCTCAATGATCTGCGGCTCCTCCATGGTGCCGGTCACTTCGTGCACGCTGATCGCTTGTTGCGTACGGGGGTTGATCCCAAACTCGATGAAGCGGCGATCGGGCGTCGCATGCTCGGTCGCGGCGATGCGGAACCGGACAACATAATTTCCGACGGGCCAATTGAACGGAACCAGCAGATTGAAAGTCGCGTTGTCGAGCACCGCGGGATGCTCGCTGGAAGCGGCCAGGTAGGCGCCGGTTTCGATCGCGGGCTGTTCCATGTAATAGCGGTGATAGGGAAGATGGAACGGTCGCGATGCGGCGAGCGCCTTATCGGCGTTGTTTTCCCCGGTTTGGAATCCGAACGATTCGGGGGCTGGCGCGCCGGCGATCTTCTTCCAATTGCGATACAAGATGTCGCGATGCGTGCCGAGCGGGCCCGCCTTAATCTCTTCGATCACCGCGGCGTTTTCGGGGCGAGCGACCGCTGCGTCAACCTCTTTGATCCAATTCTCGGCCCGCTCGCGAGCGTCGACCTGGTACTCGATAAACTTGGCGACTTTGGGCGTGATCTCCTCCGCTTCAAAGTGAACCTTTTTCTCGACTCCGAGCGCGGCTTGGCGGTCAAACGCTTCGTTGAGCGCCTCGCGTCCCAGACGCAGGTATTGTTCGAACTGCGTGCTCGACATGTATAAGTTGGAACCGACGGTGTCGAACGCGCTGGCGCTGGTATCGGCCGGCAGGTCATTGACGTTGATTTCAACGCCCAGAAGTTCTCGCAGCGAATTGCGATACTCGCGGCGATTCAATCGCCGCATGGTGATCACTCCCTTTTGATCGGCGAGCAGGCTCCGAGCGTCGACCATGGCGTTGGCCAGATGCTCCAGGAAGTTCGCCTTCGCCGCTTTGTCGATCGCCGGTTCCCCTTCCGGCGGCATTTCGCCCGAGTTCAAGGAATTGAGCACCTTCTGCCAACGCGCCGCGGTTTTCAGATCGGTGATCTGGAGCGGCAGATCATCGACGCGAAAGCCCGCTTCGGCGTCTGCCCCGACATGACAGTCGGTGCAATGTTTTTGCAGGAGGGCGAACTGCTTCTGCTCGACGGCGACGACCGGAGGCTCGGCCGCGAATGCCGTAGCGCTGCACGTGGAGACCGCAGCGAGCACGAAGCTGGCGAAAAGCGTTTTCATCATGAGGCTGGCTGGAATCGAGTGAGGGCGGGAGGTTCGAAGCGGAAACTAGCGAGGGAAGTTCGAGAGGGAAATCTGAATGTCGTCGACAAACTGGCCAGGAAACGTGATGCGACGAACGTCCGTGGCCATGTACCCGTAGGTAATGCCGACATGTATCAACACGAAATCGGTTTTGGCCGGGAGTCGCAATTCGGTTTGCGCTTTTTCCCACGTGCGTGGATCATTATCAAGCGGCAGGTTTTGGCGAGCGGTCGCGAGCGCGTATTCATCGAGGATCTGCGCCTCGTACTGCTTTCCGTCGGCAAGCAGGTCGGACGTCAGCGCCAGAATGCGAAGGGTGTAGCGGAGGTGTTCGTCTTCCGGTTGACGCGACATGTTGAACATCGCAGACGCATGGACGATCGTGCCGTCGCTGGAGAGCTGATCTCGTAGCGAGCGGACGTCAATGATTTGGTAGAGATCGCCGCAGTAGCTTCCCTCTGGTTGCGGCTTTCCTTCGTAGTCGGCCCGCAAGATTTGCAACATCTTCTCTCCCTCGGCGGGAAAGACTTCCTGCTTCGCCGTTACGACTTCGCTGAAGTCGCCGCTCCACTGGGCGGCGATCGTCGGCAGTCCGGTGACGGCAGGCGAGGAGCCGCTTTCAAAGCCCTCGGTCGTCAAGCGAGTGGGAGTCGGCAGCTGGGGCATGCCGCGAACCGGCCAGGCGAACGCCGAAATCAGTACGCCGAGCAAAACGCCGCCGGCCAGCGCGAAACCGGACTGTCGCCGACGCGTGAAGGAAGAGGCCCGGCTCCACATGCTAGGTTCCGCGTGTGCCGTCGCCGACGCGGCAAGCGAATCTTCGTCGAGATTTAGCCCCAGCATCGCGACCGCTTGCGGCGCCAAGCCGTGAATCTCGGCGAGTTCCCAAAAGCGGATCCGGGCTGATTCGGACTGCGACATGATCGCGGCGAACTCTTGCTGCTCCGGCTCGGTCAGCCCGTTATCGAGATAGGACTGGATCAGCCGATCGACATATTGGTCGTTCATTGCGGGCTCCCCGGCTGAACTTTACGGTCCAGGCAATCGCGCAGCGCAAGTCGCGCCTTCGAGAGGGCGACGTTGATCGAGTTCACCGTGCGCGACAGCATCTCGGCGATTTGCGACGGCGAATGTTCTCGTTGGTAGCGAAGCAAGATAATCTCACGCGCCTTGGGAGCAAGGTCTTGAATGCATTGGGTTAGCCGATGGAGTCGTTCATCGCTGCCCCAATTCTCGGGGCAAGCGGCGACCAGCGAGTCGAGGTAGTCAACCGTGGGAACGCCAGCCGCGCGGCGAGCTTCCAGCACTTTGAACCGGAGGATCGCCCGGCTCCAGGCCAGGAAATTGCTTTCCAGATCAAACTCATGCGCCTTCGCGGTGACCGTCAGGAACGTTTCCTGCAGCAGGTCATCGGCCTGGGCGAAGCTGGGGCTCAGGGCAATCGCAAACGCTTTCAGTTGCGATTGGTACTGCACAAAAAGTTGCTGTATCCGCAGCGTGTGGTCGGTCAATTCATTCATGGGTGATCTTCATAATGACGCCGGCAGCCGCAGACTTACCCAAGATTTTGAGATCTGCGCTAGAAAATAGCGTAGTCGGAGCGGAGTGCGTATATTAGCCCCCTAATGAACAGCATTCCCGGTTGCTTGGGAAAGATGCCATTCGCTTGCGAAGCATTGTCAGAGGCAGATCGAAGAGGCGATTGGGCGTCGTTTGTACAGAGATTGACTATTTTGCTTCCCAGCAGGAAAACCGAATCGCGAAATCACGAGGACTACCTATTTCCCTTGTAGACTTTGGGCTATCGTTCTGCCGATGGCAAGGAGACCGCCGCTACGACCTTTGACGCGAAGCCAAGGCGGTTTAAGAATTTCGATGGATACCAACGCAGACAAACATGGGCATTGAAGTTGCGATCGTCGGCGGCTTGATCGCGATGGCGATAGTTGCGACCCGTTTTTTTAAGGGCGTATCGTTTACCGCGTGGGTCCTTGTCGGCGTCGGGATGGCGTTCTGTTATCCAGACGCTTTTCAGGCTTGGTGGGGGATGCCGCTGTCGTTGCTGATCGTTCCGTTGATTCAATTGATCATGTTCGGAATGGGGACGACCCTGAGTCTCGGCGACTTCCTGCGGATCTTTCGAGAGCCTTGGCCGGTGCTTCTGGGAATTGTGCTCCAGTACGGCGTCATGCCGATCACCGGGTATTTGCTGGTGGTCGCATTTGGATTTCGCGGAGAATTGGCTGCCGGGATTATTCTCACCGGGGCGTGCTCTGGGGGAGTCGCTTCCAATCTGATGAGCTATATCGGCCGCGGGAATGTCGCCTTGTCGGTGACGATGACGGCTCTTTCGACGCTTATCGCTCCGATCATGACGCCGCTGGCGATGACGACGTTTGCAGGTCAATACATCAACGTCGACGCTTTGGCGATGCTGATGGGCGTGGTCAAAATCATCATCGCCCCCGTTTTGGCCGGAATCGTTGCGAATGCAATTCTCTATAGTCGGCAGGCATGGCTGCAACGATCGGTAGCGCTGCTCAGTTTTGCCGCGGCATTCTCGATTTTGGGGACGGTTACGCTCCTCTTGCCCTCACAGTACGAAGGGATCAAGCAGTGCCTTGCGCTTTCCCTATTTCTGATCGCGGTGATGTCGCTGGCGAAGATGATCATGCTGACCCGCGGAAGGAAAGACAATCAATGGCTTGATCGAGCGCTCCCCCTTTTGTCGATGTTCGGCATCTGCGCCATCTTGACCATCATCACGGCCCAAACCTACGACGTCCTGATTCAAGTGGGCGGGCTGTTGTTTGTCGCGGCCGCGTTGCACAACGCCATCGGACTCGCGCTCGGCTACTGGGGAGCGAAATTTGTCGGCAAGCTGACGGGCTTGGCCGGCTTTCGACTCGGCATTTTTGCCTCACCGAATTCAAGACTCTCGGAGGCGGACTGTAGGACCGTCGCATTTGAAGTTGGACTGCAAAACACCGGCATGGCGACCGGACTAGCGATCAACGTGCTCAAGAGCCATTTGGCCGCACTGCCTCCGAACGTTTTTGGAACCTGGATGAACATCTCAGGTTCGCTACTCGCCAATTATTGGGGGCGAAGCGTAGAGCCCAGTCAGGATGGGGTGGAAGAGATCGAAGTTGGACAAGAACCTCTTTCGTGAAGGGGTTTATTTTTTCAGGATTGAATCGTGATCCTTCCCCGGGCGTGGGCCATTTTCCACCAGCCCAACAAAAAGAACCGCTGGTCCGCATTTCTTGAATCGCCGGCCTTTTGAACGCGGAGTCTGCCAAGTCAAAGCGTGAAGTACGCCGTCGCCGGTCATTCCCCGCAACTCAATTCGGCGACTCACTACGATCAGTCGGTTTGGCAATTTGCCAACAAACCGCGAACCTTGCCGGCGGCTGTCCTATCTACAGACCGTGCGCCAAGCTTATCGAGCGAGTTTTGGATTTTCAAAAATCGCTTTGTAACCTTGAGCGGCGGCTGGCATCCGACCAGTCTCACTACCACGAAACCCCGGGAGATAATTTGACAGCAAACAGTCTACGTTGCCGCATCCATCGAGGATGCCATGAAATTGGCGGAAATTGCGTCGAGCTGGAAGCTTGCGGCCAGCGAATCATTCTCGATTTAGGGCTTCCGCTTCAGAATTCCAGCGCCGAGCTTCCCTGCATCGACGGCCTCCTTGCGGAAGATCGATCTCTCCTCGGCGTGTTTGTTTCCCACCCACACCCGGATCATTACGGGCTACTGGAGCAACTCACCACGCCTGTTCCGGTCTTTATGGGAAAGGCAGCGCGTCGACTGATCGAGACGAGCGCATTCTTTACCCGTCTGCCGACGCTCGGCGACGTTCAACCGCAGACCTACGAAGATGGATCGCCGCTTCAGCTGGGGCCGTTCACCGTCACGCCGGTGCGTATCGATCACTCGGCCTTTGACAGCTATTGCCTGCTTGTCGAGGCGGAGGGAAAACGGCTCTTCTACTCTGGCGATATCCGCGGGCACGGAGGCAACGCCCATCTATTCCAAAGCGTGCTCGACAACCCTCCGCCCAAGATCGACGTTCTAATCTGCGAGGGGACGCACATTGGGCGGATACCGGACTTTGCGTACCCCGACGAGAAATCGGTGGCAGATGGGATGCTGGAAGTCTTCCAGCAGACGGAAGGAATGTGCCTGGTTTGGTGTTCGAGTCAAAACGTCGACCGAATCGCCTCGGTTTGGGAAGCGTGTCGACGTTCCGGCCGAAATCTGATTCTCGACCTTTACACGGCCGAAATCCTGCGGGCGGTCGATGATCCCTCGCTACCGACGCCCGGCAAAGATGGCGTGAAGATGTTTCTTCCGCATAACCAACGCTCACGAATCATCCGGGAGAACGCCCATGACATTCTTGATCCCTATTCCAAACGCCGCATCTACCCGGAATACCTAAATGCTGCGGCGCCAAGTTCCGTCATGATCTTCCGTCCTTCGATGCTGGAAGATCTCAAGCGAGCCGAATGCCTAAACGGCGCAAGCTTGATTACGTCTGTTTGGTCCGGTTATCTTCTACGCAACGAAGCGGAGCTGACCGAATTGAAGAGGATGAATATCGAAAGATTTCAAATTCACACTTCCGGGCACGCCACCGCCGACGAAATACGTCGTTTCGTCGCCGCCTTTCCAGAATCCCGCGTTGTTCCGATTCACTCGGAGAATCCAAGCGGATTTACGGAAATGGCGGAGCGGGTGGAATTGAAAAACGATGGTGAGTGGTGGGTTGTCTAAGCACTTGTGCTTTGCCGCATTTCAAAGGGAGAGGATTACATGGCTCGCTATGAATTTTGGGACCCCAGCAATAGCGATAGACTGCAAG is a genomic window containing:
- a CDS encoding bile acid:sodium symporter family protein, translating into MGIEVAIVGGLIAMAIVATRFFKGVSFTAWVLVGVGMAFCYPDAFQAWWGMPLSLLIVPLIQLIMFGMGTTLSLGDFLRIFREPWPVLLGIVLQYGVMPITGYLLVVAFGFRGELAAGIILTGACSGGVASNLMSYIGRGNVALSVTMTALSTLIAPIMTPLAMTTFAGQYINVDALAMLMGVVKIIIAPVLAGIVANAILYSRQAWLQRSVALLSFAAAFSILGTVTLLLPSQYEGIKQCLALSLFLIAVMSLAKMIMLTRGRKDNQWLDRALPLLSMFGICAILTIITAQTYDVLIQVGGLLFVAAALHNAIGLALGYWGAKFVGKLTGLAGFRLGIFASPNSRLSEADCRTVAFEVGLQNTGMATGLAINVLKSHLAALPPNVFGTWMNISGSLLANYWGRSVEPSQDGVEEIEVGQEPLS
- a CDS encoding MBL fold metallo-hydrolase, with the translated sequence MDFQKSLCNLERRLASDQSHYHETPGDNLTANSLRCRIHRGCHEIGGNCVELEACGQRIILDLGLPLQNSSAELPCIDGLLAEDRSLLGVFVSHPHPDHYGLLEQLTTPVPVFMGKAARRLIETSAFFTRLPTLGDVQPQTYEDGSPLQLGPFTVTPVRIDHSAFDSYCLLVEAEGKRLFYSGDIRGHGGNAHLFQSVLDNPPPKIDVLICEGTHIGRIPDFAYPDEKSVADGMLEVFQQTEGMCLVWCSSQNVDRIASVWEACRRSGRNLILDLYTAEILRAVDDPSLPTPGKDGVKMFLPHNQRSRIIRENAHDILDPYSKRRIYPEYLNAAAPSSVMIFRPSMLEDLKRAECLNGASLITSVWSGYLLRNEAELTELKRMNIERFQIHTSGHATADEIRRFVAAFPESRVVPIHSENPSGFTEMAERVELKNDGEWWVV
- a CDS encoding DUF1592 domain-containing protein, with protein sequence MMKTLFASFVLAAVSTCSATAFAAEPPVVAVEQKQFALLQKHCTDCHVGADAEAGFRVDDLPLQITDLKTAARWQKVLNSLNSGEMPPEGEPAIDKAAKANFLEHLANAMVDARSLLADQKGVITMRRLNRREYRNSLRELLGVEINVNDLPADTSASAFDTVGSNLYMSSTQFEQYLRLGREALNEAFDRQAALGVEKKVHFEAEEITPKVAKFIEYQVDARERAENWIKEVDAAVARPENAAVIEEIKAGPLGTHRDILYRNWKKIAGAPAPESFGFQTGENNADKALAASRPFHLPYHRYYMEQPAIETGAYLAASSEHPAVLDNATFNLLVPFNWPVGNYVVRFRIAATEHATPDRRFIEFGINPRTQQAISVHEVTGTMEEPQIIELPLTMTRANAERANRSLFLREKGTRDNWEQALRVAGMGRAENDGIGQKFALWVDWMEIERVPDADQPKPPGIAAIAQLPLDDKSAAPQAADLHAAFEQFAKEAFRGDLPSPQYVDQLVQVYQSYRDLGEKPSDALKETLAVVLASPMFLYHSEPSEAAEPRQLTDRELANRLSYFLWGSPADRELQSLADAGKLQDPKILDEQVTRLLDDPRSQDFVDAFAYQWLGLDRLDFFQVNLQHHPRFDNSTRQAACREIYETVGRLVAQNESLTDLLSSDYVVINAVLANYYGIEGVHGDHFRQVSLPPDSPRGGLLGMAAVHLMGSNGDTSNPVERGAWVLRKLLHDPPPPAPANVPQLARLAGKPLTTQQRLIAHQEEPQCASCHRKIDPIGFGLENFDAVGIWRTEDSYQALDDNGKPIKDGKVTWQIDPAGAFHNGPSFANYLELREKIAAQEDAFARGMTEALIQYALGRPIGFSDEPLIDDIVKQAREQKYAARSFVHALVQSKEFHSK
- a CDS encoding sigma-70 family RNA polymerase sigma factor produces the protein MNELTDHTLRIQQLFVQYQSQLKAFAIALSPSFAQADDLLQETFLTVTAKAHEFDLESNFLAWSRAILRFKVLEARRAAGVPTVDYLDSLVAACPENWGSDERLHRLTQCIQDLAPKAREIILLRYQREHSPSQIAEMLSRTVNSINVALSKARLALRDCLDRKVQPGSPQ